A genomic region of Micromonospora sp. NBC_01796 contains the following coding sequences:
- a CDS encoding prenyltransferase/squalene oxidase repeat-containing protein encodes MQSVHIDQITRAISAGAEEMFRRQRPDGAFTDSPPGSVLGTSGSIAALHAADPTGSAALIEAGAEWLRRQQRPDGGWGGVAGADTELVPTIIATATLHHVAPQRSEEAVAAGRRRLAELGGVAVIDDLAVTAMCKQFLALAGLPEAGQLRRLPLELVLFDKVRRERMSFRTAPFIGMALLQTRTLPPPGPLRRATRRLALPTALRLLETIHRHEGQTGVLSEDPWPAALVSLGLTHAGEAPHLVTAITGFLREAVRPDGSWDAVANLDLTRSGFAATGLIAAGYGDDPRLATTRELFHRNQQAEPFTVLGVPAGGWSYSGPRGWPVTLESAEILSALARLPGHDGDPVLRTGLDWLVDRQDQRGSWSLWVRDTKLPNDGPCPGITSQGIIALRDAGHAPDSPPVVSAAQWLLTQQRPDGSFHNLWYRDFTTGTAIVLDALVHAGLGADPVAVRAKEWLLRAQLANGSWGSGGATDDGSVEETAWTLPALLAAGVPAGDEAIRRGIGWLLAAQEPDGIWRPSRICAYIRNYMYYPNGAIAQSLALRALGTYRAAVGAAAR; translated from the coding sequence ATGCAATCGGTCCACATCGACCAGATCACCCGTGCCATCTCCGCCGGAGCCGAGGAGATGTTCCGGCGCCAGCGCCCGGACGGTGCGTTCACCGACTCGCCGCCCGGTTCCGTACTCGGCACCTCGGGGTCCATCGCCGCACTGCACGCCGCCGACCCGACCGGCTCGGCCGCGCTGATCGAAGCCGGTGCCGAGTGGTTACGCCGGCAACAGCGACCCGACGGCGGCTGGGGCGGGGTGGCCGGCGCCGACACCGAACTGGTGCCCACCATCATCGCCACCGCCACCCTGCACCACGTCGCTCCACAGCGCAGCGAGGAGGCGGTCGCCGCCGGCCGGCGGCGACTGGCCGAACTCGGCGGGGTGGCGGTCATCGACGACCTGGCGGTGACCGCCATGTGCAAGCAGTTCCTGGCCCTCGCCGGGCTTCCCGAAGCGGGCCAGTTGCGCCGGCTGCCGCTGGAGCTGGTCCTGTTCGACAAGGTACGCCGGGAGCGGATGTCGTTCCGTACCGCGCCGTTCATCGGGATGGCGCTGCTGCAGACCCGTACCCTGCCGCCGCCCGGTCCGCTGCGCCGGGCGACCCGCCGGCTCGCCCTGCCGACCGCGCTGCGCCTGCTGGAGACGATCCACCGGCACGAGGGGCAGACCGGTGTGCTCAGCGAGGACCCGTGGCCGGCCGCACTGGTCAGCCTCGGTCTGACCCACGCCGGTGAGGCCCCGCACCTGGTCACCGCGATCACCGGTTTCCTCCGCGAGGCGGTCCGCCCGGACGGGTCGTGGGACGCGGTCGCCAACCTCGACCTGACCCGCTCCGGTTTCGCCGCCACCGGGCTGATCGCGGCCGGCTACGGCGACGACCCCCGGCTGGCCACCACCCGCGAACTGTTCCACCGCAACCAGCAGGCCGAACCGTTCACCGTGCTCGGGGTGCCGGCCGGCGGCTGGAGCTACTCCGGCCCACGAGGCTGGCCGGTCACCCTGGAGTCGGCCGAGATCCTCTCCGCGCTGGCCCGGCTGCCCGGCCACGACGGCGACCCGGTGCTGCGTACGGGCCTCGACTGGCTGGTCGATCGGCAGGACCAGCGCGGGTCGTGGAGCCTGTGGGTACGCGACACCAAGCTGCCCAACGACGGGCCCTGCCCCGGCATCACCAGCCAGGGCATCATCGCCCTGCGCGACGCCGGTCACGCACCGGACAGCCCCCCGGTGGTGTCCGCCGCCCAGTGGCTGCTCACCCAGCAACGCCCGGACGGCTCCTTCCACAACCTCTGGTACCGCGACTTCACCACCGGCACCGCGATCGTGCTCGACGCGCTGGTCCACGCCGGACTCGGCGCCGACCCGGTGGCCGTACGGGCAAAGGAGTGGCTGCTCCGGGCCCAACTGGCGAACGGGTCGTGGGGTTCCGGCGGGGCGACCGACGACGGTTCGGTCGAGGAGACCGCCTGGACCCTGCCGGCCCTGCTCGCCGCCGGTGTGCCCGCCGGCGACGAGGCGATCCGGCGCGGGATCGGCTGGCTGCTGGCCGCCCAGGAGCCGGACGGCATCTGGCGGCCGAGCCGGATCTGCGCCTACATCCGGAACTACATGTACTACCCGAACGGTGCCATCGCCCAGTCGCTGGCGCTGCGGGCGCTGGGCACCTACCGGGCGGCGGTCGGGGCGGCTGCGCGTTGA
- a CDS encoding nucleotide disphospho-sugar-binding domain-containing protein, whose product MTTWGWRSHFFPLVPLGWALQAAGHEVRVASRPGLVDAITTAGLTAVPVGVDLDFAAVFSGQIGRVAARSAGQTTDPRRRPDPGPAATGAGMKPEITPDGGVVRYADAMLDDLVAFGRVFQPDLVVYEPFNLAGAIAATALGVPGVRHLWGPDSGSELDLDPETVIGPLAGRFGVDVDRVNLDGALTIDPCPAPMQVPLGVSSRPSRFVPYNGVSTVPDWLWANDAVGGRGRDRVCVTWGTMMAGAELTGFFGAPQVVEAIAALDVEVVVALDASQHGRLGELPPNVRLAAAPLALHLLLPTCRALVHQGGAGTTMTAAAAGVPQLVLPQVSDQHFNAGRLAVTGAGSYLADGSVSGPEIRDRVADLLRADHWAEAAGRLRGRIESRPTPADLVPVLQRLAADAQPSKQVVSAPP is encoded by the coding sequence ATGACAACCTGGGGCTGGCGGTCGCACTTCTTTCCGCTGGTCCCGCTCGGCTGGGCGTTGCAGGCCGCGGGTCACGAGGTCCGGGTCGCCAGCCGGCCGGGACTGGTCGACGCGATCACCACGGCCGGGCTGACCGCCGTACCGGTCGGGGTGGACCTCGACTTCGCGGCGGTGTTCAGCGGGCAGATCGGCCGGGTCGCCGCACGGTCCGCCGGCCAAACGACGGATCCTCGCCGCCGACCAGATCCTGGCCCCGCCGCGACCGGCGCCGGGATGAAGCCGGAGATCACCCCGGATGGCGGGGTGGTCCGGTACGCCGACGCGATGCTGGACGACCTGGTGGCCTTCGGTCGGGTGTTCCAGCCGGACCTGGTGGTGTACGAGCCGTTCAACCTGGCCGGGGCGATCGCCGCGACGGCGCTCGGCGTACCGGGGGTGCGGCATCTGTGGGGGCCGGACTCCGGCAGCGAACTCGACCTCGACCCGGAGACGGTGATCGGGCCGTTGGCCGGCCGGTTCGGCGTGGACGTCGACCGGGTCAACCTCGACGGCGCCCTGACGATCGACCCGTGTCCTGCCCCGATGCAGGTGCCGTTGGGGGTGTCGAGCCGGCCCTCCCGGTTCGTGCCCTACAACGGAGTGTCCACGGTCCCGGACTGGCTGTGGGCGAACGACGCGGTCGGCGGGCGCGGGCGGGACCGGGTCTGTGTCACCTGGGGAACGATGATGGCCGGCGCCGAGCTGACCGGGTTCTTCGGTGCGCCGCAGGTGGTGGAGGCGATCGCCGCGCTGGACGTGGAGGTGGTGGTCGCACTGGACGCCTCCCAGCACGGCCGGCTCGGCGAGCTGCCGCCCAACGTACGGCTGGCCGCCGCGCCGCTGGCCCTGCACCTGCTCCTGCCGACCTGCCGGGCGCTGGTGCACCAGGGCGGCGCCGGGACCACCATGACCGCGGCGGCGGCCGGCGTACCCCAACTGGTCCTGCCCCAGGTCAGCGACCAGCACTTCAACGCCGGGCGGCTCGCCGTCACCGGTGCCGGCAGCTACCTCGCCGACGGGTCGGTGAGCGGCCCGGAGATCCGTGACCGGGTGGCCGACCTGCTGCGGGCCGATCACTGGGCCGAGGCGGCGGGGCGGTTGCGGGGCCGGATCGAGTCCCGCCCCACACCGGCAGACCTGGTCCCGGTGCTGCAACGACTCGCCGCCGACGCGCAACCGAGCAAGCAGGTGGTGAGCGCGCCGCCGTGA
- a CDS encoding glycosyltransferase family 2 protein — translation MSDRPTGAVPAVSVVVPVLNHGHLLDITLDGFTRQTLPTDRFEVIVVDDGSTPSLEPLVTPYADRLDLTFVRHDENRGRSVARNRGLREAGGDVVVFVDADHCPHPDLLRRHLDFHTGRDHRPGVLLGRSVAVDWAAIGALRAGRTPDEAMVGDYREDVRDYLFAAENHRRDFPRAPWLYGHTNNASVDRATLEAIGGFDETLVTWGGEDNDLFYRIFHQYGRSRDTFEFGADALCYAVPHFRAWPVLMAQLAENYRYLAAKHPRYDMELLGYPGNWATLVRRIAWFEDALEVCREHGLGRVGDLPPALLDRIEGGNSLLVGFGATKPRLGPGAVTFDYDAPLGERNPHLMGLLTPYAERQFDRVVNVDVWRFLNPEDLGGYLLESLRVAGRVELVRTEDRLRAADLLPLPFVDELDFLRTTVEPYFPVEISTVDGVTVLAIGGA, via the coding sequence GTGAGTGACCGACCGACCGGGGCCGTTCCGGCGGTGAGCGTGGTGGTGCCGGTGCTCAACCACGGGCACCTGCTCGACATCACCCTCGACGGATTCACCCGGCAGACCCTGCCCACCGACCGGTTCGAGGTGATCGTCGTCGACGACGGCTCGACCCCTTCGCTGGAACCGCTGGTCACGCCGTACGCGGACCGCCTGGACCTGACCTTCGTCCGGCACGACGAGAACCGGGGCCGGTCGGTCGCCCGTAACCGGGGCCTGCGGGAGGCTGGCGGTGACGTGGTGGTGTTCGTCGACGCCGACCACTGCCCGCACCCCGACCTGCTCCGCCGCCACCTGGACTTCCACACCGGACGCGACCACCGTCCGGGTGTCCTGCTCGGCCGCAGTGTGGCCGTCGACTGGGCCGCGATCGGGGCGCTGCGGGCGGGTCGCACCCCCGACGAGGCGATGGTCGGCGACTACCGGGAGGACGTCCGGGACTACCTGTTCGCGGCCGAGAACCACCGCCGCGACTTCCCCCGCGCCCCCTGGCTGTACGGGCACACCAACAACGCCTCGGTCGACCGGGCCACCCTGGAGGCGATCGGCGGCTTCGACGAGACGCTGGTGACCTGGGGCGGCGAGGACAACGACCTGTTCTACCGGATCTTCCACCAGTACGGCCGGTCCCGGGACACCTTCGAGTTCGGGGCGGACGCGCTCTGTTACGCGGTTCCGCACTTCCGGGCCTGGCCGGTGCTGATGGCGCAGCTCGCCGAGAACTACCGGTACCTCGCCGCCAAGCACCCCCGGTACGACATGGAACTGCTCGGCTACCCCGGCAACTGGGCCACCCTCGTCCGGCGGATCGCCTGGTTCGAGGACGCTCTGGAGGTCTGCCGCGAACACGGCCTCGGCCGGGTCGGCGATCTGCCCCCGGCGCTGCTGGACCGGATCGAGGGCGGCAACAGTCTCCTGGTCGGGTTCGGCGCGACCAAGCCTCGACTCGGTCCGGGCGCGGTCACCTTCGACTACGACGCCCCGCTGGGCGAGCGGAATCCGCACCTGATGGGCCTGCTGACCCCGTACGCCGAGCGGCAGTTCGACCGGGTGGTGAACGTCGACGTGTGGCGCTTCCTCAACCCGGAGGACCTCGGCGGTTACCTGCTGGAGTCGTTGCGGGTGGCGGGGCGGGTGGAACTGGTCCGTACCGAGGACCGGCTCCGGGCCGCCGACCTGCTCCCGCTCCCCTTCGTCGACGAGCTGGACTTCCTCCGGACGACGGTCGAGCCGTACTTCCCGGTGGAGATCAGCACGGTCGACGGGGTGACCGTACTCGCCATCGGCGGGGCCTGA
- a CDS encoding FAD-dependent oxidoreductase, producing the protein MSYDVVVCGAGVGGLASARALGALGLSVLVLDRQAAPAEVAKGELLQPESVRILHDWGALPALLDGGAVPVSRLAIRDPHGRMLLGLDYDALPGAYRQILCTGYANVLRALAGTLDPKVEVRRGVLVEEALRDPTGRVTGVRVLDDGKPVEIPARLVVAADGLSSRLRKSVELPGERHDYDHKLLAFDLPGVEVADEVSAYRGEHGLRLVYPLPGGRCRLYVQIRADEMRGLGADDLAAWCDRVLAGLPALAPLAGALRANLRHRQILAVYRLRAPRLATAGLALVGEAAHAVHPMAAQGMNSSLGDAETLADLVGKAGGNDAGAVDRALTQYHRTRLRRLDHTATVSHNAARMLTSTTGVARLLGGRMMRHTAGNPRLLRLTTGNLAGVDLHRLTPVDRLYQLGLLSDRRAYAGTGQPSANGGTTP; encoded by the coding sequence TTGAGCTACGACGTGGTGGTCTGCGGCGCCGGGGTCGGCGGCCTGGCCAGCGCGCGTGCGCTCGGCGCCCTCGGGCTGTCGGTGCTGGTGCTGGACCGGCAGGCGGCACCGGCCGAGGTGGCCAAGGGTGAACTGCTGCAACCGGAGTCGGTCCGCATCCTGCACGACTGGGGTGCCCTGCCGGCACTGCTCGACGGCGGCGCGGTCCCGGTGAGCCGGCTCGCGATCCGGGACCCGCACGGCCGGATGCTGCTCGGCCTGGACTACGACGCGCTGCCCGGTGCGTACCGGCAGATCCTCTGCACCGGCTACGCCAACGTGCTGCGCGCGCTGGCCGGCACGCTCGACCCGAAGGTGGAGGTCCGCCGGGGGGTCCTGGTCGAGGAGGCGCTGCGCGACCCGACCGGCCGGGTGACCGGGGTACGGGTGCTCGACGACGGCAAGCCGGTGGAGATCCCCGCCCGGTTGGTGGTCGCCGCCGACGGGCTCTCCTCCCGGCTGCGCAAGTCGGTCGAACTGCCCGGTGAACGGCACGACTACGACCACAAGCTGCTCGCCTTCGACCTGCCCGGCGTCGAGGTGGCCGACGAGGTGAGCGCCTATCGCGGCGAGCACGGTCTGCGGCTGGTCTACCCGCTGCCCGGCGGCCGGTGCCGGCTCTACGTGCAGATCCGCGCCGACGAGATGCGCGGGCTCGGCGCGGACGACCTGGCCGCCTGGTGCGACCGGGTGCTGGCCGGGTTGCCGGCGCTGGCGCCGCTCGCCGGGGCGCTGCGGGCGAACCTGCGGCACCGGCAGATCCTCGCCGTCTACCGGCTCCGCGCGCCCCGGCTGGCCACGGCCGGACTCGCCCTGGTCGGTGAGGCGGCGCACGCCGTCCATCCGATGGCCGCCCAGGGCATGAACAGCTCCCTCGGCGACGCCGAGACCCTGGCCGACCTGGTCGGGAAGGCGGGCGGGAACGACGCCGGTGCGGTGGACCGGGCCCTGACGCAGTACCACCGCACCCGGCTGCGCCGGCTCGACCACACCGCGACGGTCAGCCACAACGCGGCCCGGATGCTGACCAGCACCACCGGGGTGGCGCGCCTGCTCGGCGGGCGGATGATGCGGCACACCGCCGGCAACCCGCGCCTGCTCCGGCTGACCACCGGCAATCTCGCCGGGGTCGACCTGCACCGGTTGACCCCGGTCGACCGGCTCTACCAACTCGGACTGCTCAGCGACCGGCGCGCGTACGCCGGCACGGGGCAGCCCTCGGCGAACGGCGGTACGACACCATGA
- a CDS encoding histidinol-phosphate transaminase, which produces MTSTVDSSRAGQATDATGGADPAAPAPEDLAMNETPYPPLPSVLRVVQEGAHRLNRYPEHTAGTLVAALARRLDVPPAEVLVGPGSAGLSQHIVASLGRDRTEVVYPALSFEGYPLIVANAGCRPVPVPLDGYRHDLPAMAAAVTDRTRCVLICNPNNPTGAVLGRAELEDFLGRIPPEVVVIIDEAYREFVTDPDVPDALDLYREHDNVCVLRTFSKAYGLATLRVGYAVAAPAIAAAARMVGLVFYPGGLGQAAALASLDDAAGAELAKRRDDLIAARTALRDELLAAGLPVAPSEANFLWLPLGPAAVEFAARCRQAGILVRPYPDQGVRITVGSAEANERLLAVARAAAPEVSGE; this is translated from the coding sequence ATGACCAGCACAGTGGACTCGAGCCGGGCCGGGCAGGCCACCGACGCGACAGGCGGGGCCGACCCGGCCGCACCGGCGCCGGAGGACCTCGCGATGAACGAGACGCCCTATCCGCCGCTGCCCAGCGTGCTGCGCGTGGTGCAGGAGGGGGCCCACCGGCTCAACCGGTACCCGGAGCACACCGCCGGCACCCTGGTCGCGGCGCTGGCCCGGCGGTTGGACGTACCACCTGCGGAGGTGCTGGTGGGGCCGGGCTCGGCCGGGTTGAGCCAGCACATCGTCGCCTCGCTCGGGCGCGACCGTACCGAGGTGGTGTATCCGGCGCTCTCCTTCGAGGGCTACCCGCTGATCGTCGCCAACGCCGGGTGCCGGCCGGTGCCGGTCCCGCTCGACGGTTACCGGCACGACCTGCCGGCGATGGCCGCCGCGGTGACCGACCGGACCCGGTGCGTGCTGATCTGCAACCCGAACAACCCGACCGGGGCGGTGCTGGGCCGCGCCGAGCTGGAGGACTTCCTGGGCAGGATCCCGCCGGAGGTGGTGGTGATCATCGACGAGGCGTACCGGGAGTTCGTCACCGATCCCGACGTACCGGATGCCCTCGATCTGTACCGGGAGCACGACAACGTCTGCGTCCTGCGTACCTTCTCCAAGGCGTACGGCCTGGCCACGCTGCGGGTCGGCTACGCGGTGGCGGCCCCGGCGATCGCGGCGGCGGCCCGGATGGTCGGGTTGGTCTTCTACCCCGGCGGACTCGGGCAGGCTGCGGCGCTGGCGTCCCTGGACGACGCCGCGGGTGCGGAGCTGGCCAAGCGGCGCGACGACCTGATCGCGGCCCGCACGGCACTGCGCGACGAACTGCTGGCGGCCGGTCTGCCGGTCGCGCCGAGTGAGGCGAACTTCCTCTGGCTGCCGCTGGGGCCGGCGGCGGTCGAGTTCGCCGCCCGGTGCCGGCAGGCCGGGATCCTCGTCCGCCCCTACCCCGACCAGGGCGTACGGATCACCGTCGGCTCGGCGGAGGCGAACGAACGACTGCTCGCGGTGGCCCGCGCCGCCGCCCCGGAGGTCTCCGGTGAGTGA
- a CDS encoding cytochrome P450, with translation MTDQQTPIPYPFAAPPTIFHPSPQLAELREHRPVVPVTMPDGSPAWLVSRYADVRRVLTDARFSRAAAVGPGGPPKELGVLETESLIGMDPPDHTRMRRLVARAFTPRRVEQLRPWVAKLVDELLDTVEAQPRPVDLARHFSTPFPIAVISELLGVPEHLRYLCKTWSDTMMGDWSKDPEGTQAAFDSFAEMIDAKRAEPGDDLITALISASDDEDKLTERELVSVCVGVLIGGHETTTNQINMFLLTLLHHPEEFARLRADLDAIPQAVEELTRFIQLGETGVMLPRVTTEEVELSGVVLPAGSAVLPAFVAANRDPAAFADADQLRLSRTENPHLGFGGGIHHCLGAQLARMELQEALGGLLRRFPNLRIAVPTDELRFRQGMAVRTLETLPITW, from the coding sequence ATGACCGACCAGCAGACGCCTATCCCGTACCCGTTCGCGGCACCGCCGACGATCTTCCACCCGTCCCCGCAGCTCGCCGAGCTGCGCGAGCACCGGCCGGTGGTGCCGGTGACCATGCCCGACGGCAGCCCGGCCTGGCTCGTCAGCCGGTACGCCGACGTCCGCCGGGTCCTCACCGACGCCCGGTTCAGCCGGGCCGCCGCGGTCGGGCCGGGCGGGCCGCCGAAGGAACTCGGCGTCCTGGAAACCGAGTCGCTGATCGGGATGGACCCGCCGGACCACACCCGGATGCGCCGGCTCGTCGCCCGCGCCTTCACCCCGCGCCGGGTCGAGCAACTGCGCCCGTGGGTGGCGAAGCTGGTCGACGAGCTGCTGGACACGGTCGAGGCGCAACCTCGTCCGGTCGACCTGGCCAGGCACTTCTCCACCCCGTTCCCGATCGCGGTGATCAGCGAACTGCTCGGCGTACCGGAGCACCTGCGGTATCTCTGCAAGACCTGGTCGGACACCATGATGGGCGACTGGAGCAAGGACCCGGAGGGCACCCAGGCCGCTTTCGACAGCTTCGCCGAGATGATCGACGCCAAGCGCGCCGAGCCGGGCGACGACCTGATCACCGCCCTGATCAGCGCCAGCGACGACGAGGACAAGCTCACCGAACGGGAACTCGTCTCGGTCTGCGTCGGTGTGCTCATCGGTGGTCACGAGACCACCACCAACCAGATCAACATGTTCCTGCTGACCCTGCTGCACCACCCGGAGGAGTTCGCCCGGCTCCGCGCCGACCTCGACGCGATCCCGCAGGCGGTGGAGGAACTGACCCGGTTCATCCAGCTCGGTGAGACCGGCGTGATGCTGCCCCGGGTCACCACCGAGGAGGTCGAACTGAGCGGGGTGGTGCTACCGGCCGGCTCGGCGGTGCTGCCGGCGTTCGTCGCGGCGAACCGGGACCCGGCCGCGTTCGCCGACGCCGACCAACTCCGGCTGTCCCGTACCGAGAACCCGCATCTGGGCTTCGGCGGCGGCATCCACCACTGTCTCGGCGCGCAGCTCGCCCGGATGGAGTTGCAGGAGGCGCTGGGCGGGCTGCTGCGCCGCTTTCCGAACCTGCGGATCGCGGTGCCGACCGACGAGTTGCGCTTCCGTCAGGGCATGGCCGTACGCACCCTGGAGACCCTGCCGATCACCTGGTAG